A window from Plasmodium cynomolgi strain B DNA, chromosome 7, whole genome shotgun sequence encodes these proteins:
- a CDS encoding autophagocytosis associated protein C-terminal domain containing protein (putative), giving the protein MSEPINVKHKIGDTYRKVYSYFKPITNSSSFVKNGTLTPAEFVDAGDFLKTVENDWLLPSYEEENNATDIDEYMLHLEPPPRSAPLQEKAHNQHDDSVEEDDEAIDINNFDAHFDPNFDLIKEDDPAALDHAGLYSYSGQNDNVMKIRTYDVSITYDKYYETPRIWLFGYDENGHPLKSEEIFEDISAEYSYETVTYDPHPCTGVMTASIHPCRHGEAMLNIVKNWMSEGKEPRHDLYLLFLLKFVSGVIPTIEYDFTTDIELPRDDS; this is encoded by the exons ATGAGCGAACCAATAAATGTAAAGCATAAGATAGGAGATACATATCGAAAGGTGTACTCATATTTTAAGCCAATCACAAATTCGTCttcatttgttaaaaatg GGACACTGACCCCAGCGGAGTTTGTGGACGCGGGGGATTTTCTG aaaactGTTGAAAACGATTGGCTGCTTCCAAGTTACGAAGAGGAGAACAACGCCACTGACATAGATGAGT aCATGCTTCATTTGGAGCCCCCCCCCAGAAGTGCGCCCCTACAGGAAAAG GCGCATAACCAACACGATGACTCGGTGGAAGAAGACGACGAGGCCATTGACATAAATAACTTTGACGCACACTTTGACCCAAACTTTGACCTCATTAAG GAAGATGACCCAGCCGCGCTGGACCACGCAGGGCTTTATTCTTACAGTGGGCAGAATGATA ACGTTATGAAAATACGCACGTACGATGTGAGCATAACCTACGACAAGTATTATGAAACTCCTCGGATATGGCTGTTTGGATATGACGAA AATGGGCACCCGCTAAAATCGGAGGAAATTTTTGAAGACATCTCTGCAGAGTACAGTTACGAGACGGTTACT TATGACCCCCACCCGTGCACAGGTGTAATGACTGCATCTATCCATCCGTGCAG ACACGGCGAAGCGATGTTAaacattgtaaaaaattggatgAGCGAAGGAAAGGAACCGAG GCATGATCTGTACCTCCTATTTCTTTTGAAGTTTGTCTCTGGCGTGATACCAACGATCGAGTATGACTTCACAACGGATATAGAGCTCCCGAGGGATGATAGC